From one Caminicella sporogenes DSM 14501 genomic stretch:
- a CDS encoding flagellar FlbD family protein, giving the protein MIYVTRLNHDVFALNCDLIETIEETPDTVITLTTGKKIVVAENIDEIIDKIIQYKRNIYNNFTDSSK; this is encoded by the coding sequence ATGATATATGTTACTAGACTTAATCATGATGTTTTTGCACTAAATTGCGACCTAATTGAAACAATAGAAGAAACCCCTGATACTGTAATAACTCTTACTACGGGCAAAAAAATAGTTGTAGCTGAAAATATTGACGAAATAATAGACAAAATAATACAATATAAAAGAAATATTTACAATAACTTTACTGATAGCTCTAAATGA